Genomic DNA from Catellatospora sp. TT07R-123:
TGGCCAAGCTCAGCGCGGCCGAGGTGCTGGAACTGCTGCGGGCCGACCTGGAGCCGTACAAGGTGCCGCAGCGGTGCACGGTGGTGGAACAGATGCCGCTGACGGGCAACGGGAAGATCGACCGCAAGGCGCTGGCGACGGCCCACGGCTGAGATAAACGCAGGTCACACCGTCAGGATGCTGCCATGGCACCTTGATGCAAGATCGAATAACGGATATGGATCTCCGCGGTCGGTAGAAATCATCTCGACACCAATGAACCGCCTTTCCAAGGAGATCTGATGAACACCTCGACCAAGGCTCTCACGGTCCTCGCCGCGACCGCCGCGATCGCTGTCGCCATGGCCATTCCGGCCATTGCCGGCGGCGACGCGGACGGCGCGGCGCCGGGCCGCGCGACCGTCGCCGACGGCTTCGGCTGGGACTCGGTCAACGGCGGCTTCGGCTGGGACTCCGTGACGCCCTCGCCCAGCCCGTCGGCCGCCAACTGAAGCAAGAGCACGCTCCGCGGCCTTCGCGTCCACCGCGGCGTCACCCCTCACGGACGCGACTACGAACACCGGATCGGAAAGAGATGGAATTTCGAATTCTCGGGCCAGTTGAGGTCTGGGGAAGCGACGGGGAAATACCACTCGACGGTTCCAAGCAACGCACCGTTCTCGCGACACTCCTCCTCGCCCGGGGACGCATGGTCTCCGACTCCCACCTGTGCCGGCTGCTGTGGCACGAAGACCCGCCCGCGACCTTCAACGCACAGATCTACACGTACGTGTCGCGGCTGCGGAAGTACCTCGGCGACGCCGTGACGATCTCACGCCAGCGTCCCGGCTACCAGCTCCACGTGGATCCGGCCCAGGTCGACAGCGAGAACTTCGCGCGGCTGGCGCGAATGGGCACCGACGCCCTGCGCGACGGCGACTTCCTGGCCGCGTCCCGCCTGCTCACCCAGGCGCTGTCGCTGTGGCGCGGACCCGCGCTGACCAATGTCACGCAGGAACTGGCCGACGAGGAAGCCCACCGGCTCGACGAAGCGCGGCTGGTGACGCTGGAGGCCCGCGTCGAAGCGGACCTGGCGCTGGGCCGCCATGTCGACCTGCTGCCGGAACTGACCGGCCTGGTCGCCAAGCACCCCATGCACGAACGGTTCCGGTCGCTGCTCATGGACACCCTGTGGCGCTGCGACCGCCGGGCCGACGCCCTGGCCGTCTTCCACGACGGACGGAGGGTGCTCGCCGAGGAACTCGGCGTGTCACCCGGACGGATGATGACGGAGACCTACCGGGCCATCCTCGTCGCCGACGGCGAGAACCAGCAGGTCGAGCGCGCCTCCCGCAGTTCGAGGCAAGCCGCCGGCGTCTAGCCTGACGTAGCGCGATCCGGCCGCGACGGCCGCCACCCGCCTACGCGCAAACCTTCCTCAGCGACCCCTCGGGGAGACCACCATGCCTCGATGCGCCACGCCCGGTTCCGCCGTGCCTGGCTCCGACGACGGGATTCACCGATGCATCTCGTCATAGCCATCGTCGAGACCCCGGGGCACCACGCTGACCGCGAGGACGTCCGGCGGCGCCTGTTCGAAGGCGTCGCCGGCACGGACCTGCTGGAGCACGCGTACCTGGACACCCGGCCGGGCCGCATCGCCTGCTCCCTGTACGTGCGCGCGGGCAGCAGGGACCAGGCGCGGCAGCTGGCCGACCAGCTCGTCCGGCGCACCGTGGCCACGCTGCCCGGCGTGGAGAGCTGGTGGCTGAACCTGTACTGAGCCGGCTGTGTCAGGCCCCGTCCGAGCCGGTGATCCAGCCGCGCTCGGCGGCCAGCACCCCGGCCTGGAACCGGCTCTGCGCACCGAGCCGCTGGAGCAGCTCCGCGGTGCCCCGGCGGATGGTGCGCACCGACACCCCGAGCCGGCGCGCCATCGCCTCGTCGGTGTATCCGGCCGCCAGCAGCCGCAGCACGTGCTTCTCCTGCGCCGACAGCTCGGTGCTGTCGCTGCTCTTGGACGTGCCGACCGGTGTGGACATCTCCCAGACGAAGAAGAACAGCGAGACCAGGGCCTCGACCAGGCCCGCCCCGGTGAGCACCACCGCGCCCGCCCCGCTGCGGTCGTTGTCGATCGGCACCACCGCGCACTCGCGGTCGACGATGAGCATGCGCACCGGCAGCACCGGTATGGTGCGCACCTCGCTGCCCATCTCCTGCAGCCACAGCGCGTACGCCGTGGTGCGGGCGTCGTTGTACATGCTGTCGAGGTAGACCGTGCGCATCCGCACCCCCCGGCACATCGCCTGCTCGTCCAGCAGTCGGCTGGCGCGCAGGCTCTCGGCCGACTGCGCCCCGCCCGGCATGAACGACAGCGCCTCGGTCCGGCAGGAGCGGGCCAGCGACTCCAGCCGCTCGCGGATCGCCTCCATGCCGATGAGCCGCTCGACCGCGGGGTCGTTGCTGTTGGCCTTGATCTCGGCGTGGTTGATGAGCAGGTTCGCCACCGCCGCCCGGCTGCGCGCGATCTCGTGGTTGCGCTGGGCGAGCTTGGCCTGCTCGCGTTCCAGCAGCGCGGCCAGGCCGAGTTCCGGGCTGACCGCGCGGAATTCGGGCGGCTCCTCCCAGCGCATCCGCACCAGTTCGAGCCGGACCAGCTCGTCCAGGGTCGCCCGCACCGTGTCCTGGTCGACGCCGAGCTCGGCGGCGATCTCCCTCACCCCTATGTCGGGCAACCGCAACAGCGCGAGATAGACCGACTGCATCAGGTCAGTGATACCCAGCGGTTCGAGCACGATTCCCCCATGGAACGCCGAAGTGACACGCATGGACGATCGCGCATATTACCGGACGTGACTGACCCATTGCATCTAAACCAAACCATCCAAATAGGTCGGTATTGGCCGATGGCAGGTAGCTGCCAAAATGAGAAATCTCCATTATCTATTGGCGACCTCCCGCCACCGGCGGCGCCGGTTCCACGCGGCGCGACCAGCACTGTCGAAGAAAACCGATGGTCAGCGGTGTTCACGCATGCGACGGCCGCGCACCATTCGGTACGCGGCCGTCCCAGCTATCAAGACCAATTATTCGCATGGATGATGGTCC
This window encodes:
- a CDS encoding AfsR/SARP family transcriptional regulator, coding for MEFRILGPVEVWGSDGEIPLDGSKQRTVLATLLLARGRMVSDSHLCRLLWHEDPPATFNAQIYTYVSRLRKYLGDAVTISRQRPGYQLHVDPAQVDSENFARLARMGTDALRDGDFLAASRLLTQALSLWRGPALTNVTQELADEEAHRLDEARLVTLEARVEADLALGRHVDLLPELTGLVAKHPMHERFRSLLMDTLWRCDRRADALAVFHDGRRVLAEELGVSPGRMMTETYRAILVADGENQQVERASRSSRQAAGV
- a CDS encoding TrmB family transcriptional regulator, with translation MRVTSAFHGGIVLEPLGITDLMQSVYLALLRLPDIGVREIAAELGVDQDTVRATLDELVRLELVRMRWEEPPEFRAVSPELGLAALLEREQAKLAQRNHEIARSRAAVANLLINHAEIKANSNDPAVERLIGMEAIRERLESLARSCRTEALSFMPGGAQSAESLRASRLLDEQAMCRGVRMRTVYLDSMYNDARTTAYALWLQEMGSEVRTIPVLPVRMLIVDRECAVVPIDNDRSGAGAVVLTGAGLVEALVSLFFFVWEMSTPVGTSKSSDSTELSAQEKHVLRLLAAGYTDEAMARRLGVSVRTIRRGTAELLQRLGAQSRFQAGVLAAERGWITGSDGA